A section of the Marinimicrobium koreense genome encodes:
- a CDS encoding YqfO family protein — translation MYKLAFFVPESHLETVKAAVFATGAGRIGDYDSCCWQSLGQGQFRPLAGSQPFLGRQGEVERVAEYRVELVCADDLIRPAISALRAAHPYEEPAYDVWQLAEL, via the coding sequence GTGTATAAACTGGCTTTTTTCGTTCCCGAGAGTCATCTTGAAACCGTCAAAGCCGCCGTCTTTGCCACCGGGGCCGGGCGTATCGGTGATTACGACAGCTGTTGCTGGCAGAGTCTTGGGCAGGGACAGTTTCGACCTCTGGCGGGCAGTCAACCGTTTCTCGGGCGTCAGGGCGAGGTTGAGCGCGTAGCCGAGTATCGCGTTGAGCTTGTGTGCGCCGACGATCTGATCCGCCCCGCCATCTCGGCCCTGAGGGCGGCCCATCCCTATGAAGAACCGGCGTACGACGTCTGGCAGCTGGCCGAACTGTGA
- a CDS encoding 16S rRNA (uracil(1498)-N(3))-methyltransferase, producing MNLLLLADSDLLSPTVADLSDKRRLDHILQVLKPQLGDRLTVGRLNGDWGTGEVTELSRERIRLSLTLNRPPPEPLPLTLVLALPRPQQIKRILQTVAGSGVKELHLIHSRRVEKSYWQSPSIHPDAVETQLQLGLEQGCDTVMPQVHYHRQFKPFVEDTLPGLIEGRRAMVAHPYDAIACPAQVQEPVTLLVGPEGGFNEYEIGRLGELGVQAVHLGPRILKTEVAIPYLLGRLF from the coding sequence ATGAACTTACTGCTGCTTGCCGACAGCGACCTGCTCAGTCCCACGGTGGCCGACCTGTCGGATAAGCGCCGACTCGACCATATTCTTCAGGTACTCAAACCCCAGCTCGGTGACCGCCTGACCGTTGGCCGGCTGAACGGCGACTGGGGTACTGGCGAGGTGACCGAACTGAGCCGGGAACGAATCCGGTTATCCCTGACGCTGAATCGCCCGCCTCCGGAACCTCTGCCCTTGACCCTGGTTCTCGCCCTGCCCCGTCCCCAACAGATCAAGCGTATATTGCAGACCGTCGCCGGTAGCGGCGTCAAAGAGCTGCACCTGATTCACAGCCGTCGAGTGGAAAAAAGCTACTGGCAGTCACCCAGCATCCATCCGGACGCGGTGGAGACTCAGCTGCAACTGGGGCTGGAACAGGGGTGCGACACGGTGATGCCACAGGTGCACTATCATCGCCAGTTCAAACCGTTTGTAGAGGACACACTGCCCGGGTTGATCGAAGGTCGACGCGCCATGGTGGCCCACCCCTACGACGCCATTGCCTGCCCGGCTCAGGTGCAGGAACCGGTCACCTTACTGGTGGGCCCGGAAGGTGGGTTCAATGAATACGAGATCGGTCGACTCGGTGAACTGGGGGTTCAGGCGGTACACCTGGGGCCCCGCATTCTCAAAACCGAAGTGGCCATCCCCTACCTGCTGGGACGCCTGTTCTGA
- the flgA gene encoding flagellar basal body P-ring formation chaperone FlgA: MGPCRLFQSLSECSTRGVGPLCGRLAGALLLALLAAAPQATPESAPYQDLSELRAEVQQFLEAHYRIPSVNRTKITVGRLDSRLRLKACEAPLALSVSDEERSGGNLTVHTRCPGPNAWALYVPAQVAVYREVAVASRSLGRGHRIAQDDMTMALRDTGQLRQGFVVDATSALGKELRRPLKAGEPVRLGLLIEPTIVERGDQVRLRARMGTISVDTTGTALSSGRVGEQIRVRNDRSERIVRGRITGPGTVDVIL, translated from the coding sequence ATGGGTCCCTGTCGCCTTTTTCAGAGCCTGAGCGAATGCTCCACCCGAGGAGTCGGGCCGCTGTGCGGGCGACTGGCGGGCGCATTGCTGCTGGCTCTGCTCGCCGCGGCGCCCCAGGCAACGCCGGAGAGCGCGCCATATCAGGACTTGAGCGAGCTCAGGGCCGAAGTACAACAGTTCCTGGAGGCACACTACCGAATTCCGTCAGTAAATCGCACCAAGATTACCGTGGGCAGGCTTGACAGCCGCCTCCGCCTGAAAGCCTGCGAGGCCCCTCTGGCGCTGTCGGTCAGCGATGAGGAGCGCAGCGGCGGAAATCTGACAGTGCACACCCGCTGTCCCGGCCCCAACGCCTGGGCGCTGTACGTCCCGGCACAGGTGGCGGTATACCGGGAGGTCGCCGTCGCCAGCCGGAGTCTGGGACGAGGCCACCGGATCGCCCAGGACGATATGACAATGGCATTGCGAGACACCGGCCAATTGCGTCAAGGTTTTGTCGTTGATGCAACGTCGGCCTTGGGGAAGGAGTTGCGCCGCCCGCTGAAGGCCGGCGAGCCGGTCCGCCTGGGGCTACTGATCGAGCCAACCATCGTCGAACGGGGCGACCAGGTGCGCCTGCGCGCCCGGATGGGCACCATCAGTGTTGATACCACGGGCACCGCCCTGAGCTCCGGGCGGGTGGGAGAGCAGATCCGGGTGCGGAATGACCGCTCTGAACGTATCGTCAGAGGGCGAATCACCGGACCCGGGACGGTCGACGTGATTTTATAA
- a CDS encoding ATP-binding cassette domain-containing protein produces MIYTQALVKSFHPRGRKKTLVQALVNVSFDAQDGEITGLLGPNGAGKSTTLRILAGLVKPDRGLARVDGHDVVKAPLAARRRLGFLPHNAGLYPRLTSRENLVYYGQLCGLSAEEAHHRASDLIERLDMEGFADRRAEGFSQGQRTRVALGRALIHNPSTLILDEPTNGLDVMATRNLRTILRRLRDEGHCVLISSHIMQEVSRLCDRVAIISEGRIAMTDTVTGILERTGQNDLEDAFVAAIGEQPEVQP; encoded by the coding sequence GTGATTTACACCCAGGCATTAGTAAAATCCTTTCATCCCAGGGGCCGCAAGAAGACACTGGTCCAGGCGCTGGTGAATGTCAGCTTTGACGCGCAGGATGGGGAAATCACCGGTCTGCTCGGCCCCAACGGTGCCGGTAAATCCACCACCCTGAGAATTCTGGCCGGGCTGGTAAAACCTGACCGCGGCCTGGCCAGAGTGGATGGTCATGATGTGGTGAAAGCGCCCCTGGCGGCCCGCCGGCGGTTGGGGTTTTTGCCACACAATGCCGGACTGTACCCGAGGCTGACCAGTCGGGAAAACCTGGTGTACTACGGGCAGTTGTGCGGATTGAGTGCCGAGGAGGCGCATCATCGGGCCAGTGATCTCATTGAGCGGCTTGATATGGAAGGCTTTGCCGACCGAAGGGCCGAAGGGTTTTCCCAGGGACAGAGAACCCGGGTGGCGCTGGGGCGCGCCTTGATTCATAACCCGAGCACCCTCATTCTTGATGAGCCAACCAATGGCCTGGATGTCATGGCCACACGCAACCTGCGGACGATTCTCCGCCGCCTTCGGGACGAAGGTCATTGTGTGTTGATTTCCAGCCACATCATGCAGGAGGTGTCCCGTCTGTGTGACCGGGTGGCCATCATCAGTGAGGGACGCATTGCCATGACCGATACCGTGACCGGCATTCTGGAACGTACCGGGCAAAATGATCTGGAAGATGCCTTCGTGGCCGCCATTGGTGAACAGCCCGAGGTGCAGCCATGA
- a CDS encoding dienelactone hydrolase family protein — MNNLFPRLILWTLAGSLLSVCLSAQAELQTREIDYQVDGETFTGYLAYDDAHSGTRPGVLIVHEWWGHGEYVRQRAEMLAKLGYAAFALDMYGSDKYAEHPSQANEFMQAVMSDKEAAKARFTEALSVLREQPMVAPDDIAALGYCFGGAVVLNMARAGVDLDGVVSYHGMLAADSPAQPGDVKAAVRVFNGEADPMVPAQQVADFEAEMRQADVDYELVNYAGAQHGFTNPEATELGRQFELPLSYDASADADSWHKTQQFLEDLFR; from the coding sequence ATGAACAACCTGTTCCCCCGTTTGATTCTATGGACGCTTGCCGGCAGCCTGCTTTCGGTCTGCCTGAGCGCCCAGGCCGAGCTGCAGACCCGTGAAATTGATTATCAGGTCGATGGTGAGACGTTCACCGGCTACCTGGCGTATGACGATGCGCATAGCGGAACCCGACCGGGTGTATTGATCGTGCATGAATGGTGGGGGCATGGGGAGTATGTCCGCCAGCGCGCCGAGATGCTGGCCAAACTCGGTTATGCCGCCTTCGCGCTGGACATGTATGGCTCGGATAAATACGCGGAACATCCCAGCCAGGCGAATGAGTTCATGCAGGCGGTGATGAGCGATAAAGAGGCGGCCAAAGCGCGCTTCACCGAGGCGCTTTCGGTGTTGCGTGAGCAACCCATGGTGGCACCGGATGATATTGCCGCGCTGGGCTATTGCTTTGGTGGCGCCGTGGTGTTGAACATGGCCCGCGCCGGTGTGGACCTGGACGGGGTGGTGAGTTATCACGGTATGCTGGCTGCGGATTCGCCCGCGCAGCCGGGAGACGTGAAGGCCGCCGTCAGGGTGTTCAACGGTGAGGCGGACCCGATGGTGCCCGCCCAGCAGGTGGCGGACTTTGAGGCGGAAATGCGTCAGGCCGACGTGGACTACGAACTGGTGAACTACGCCGGTGCCCAACATGGTTTTACCAACCCGGAGGCGACCGAGCTGGGGCGTCAATTCGAGCTCCCGCTGAGCTATGACGCCAGTGCCGATGCGGATTCTTGGCACAAGACGCAACAGTTCCTTGAGGACCTGTTCCGCTAG
- a CDS encoding AMP-binding protein → MTLDYDRTVVSVLDEALRQYERSDSFTCLGHTLTYGDLDRLSSQFAAYLQQHTDLQPGDRIAIQLPNILQYPVALLGALRAGLVVVNTNPLYTAREVKHQLQDSGARALVVLANIADKAASIVADTEVEQVIVTELADLHPPVKRVLLNTVIKYIKRMVPSFHFPHQVEFRQALGLAQGAYRKVEQSPDDVAVLQYTGGTTGVAKGAMLTHRNLVANMLQVNKHMEGEFRVNQEYYIAPLPLYHIYAFTLHITSALSLGNHNLLIPNPRDIKGFVKTLKDKPFTCFVGLNTLFNALCRDPDFVKLDFSHLRLTASGGMALTAAAARRWKEVTGVGIFEGYGLTETSPVVSINPPGAIQQGTVGLPMPDTECKVIDEEGQSLPNGEPGELCVRGPQVMKGYWNRPDETRQVLDEDGWFRTGDMAVIQEDGYIRIVDRKKDMINVSGFKVFPNEVEDVLCTHPDIVEAAVVGVPDEESGELVKAYIVTNRDMTVKEVREFAKKNLTPYKVPHDVEFRDELPKSNVGKVLRRELRDEEPAKTGRA, encoded by the coding sequence ATGACCCTAGATTATGACCGTACCGTCGTGTCGGTTCTGGATGAGGCTCTGCGACAGTATGAACGCAGCGATTCGTTCACCTGTCTCGGCCATACGCTGACCTACGGCGATCTGGACCGTCTCTCCAGCCAGTTTGCGGCCTATCTACAGCAGCACACGGACCTGCAGCCCGGCGACCGCATTGCCATCCAGCTTCCCAACATTCTCCAGTACCCGGTGGCTCTCTTGGGCGCCCTGCGCGCGGGGCTGGTGGTGGTCAACACCAACCCACTGTATACCGCCCGGGAAGTCAAACATCAGTTGCAGGACTCCGGCGCACGGGCGCTGGTGGTGTTGGCCAACATCGCGGACAAAGCTGCCTCGATTGTGGCTGACACCGAGGTCGAGCAGGTGATCGTTACTGAGCTGGCGGACCTCCATCCACCCGTGAAACGGGTGCTGCTCAACACCGTCATCAAGTACATCAAACGCATGGTGCCGAGCTTTCACTTCCCCCATCAGGTTGAGTTCCGCCAGGCGCTCGGGCTTGCTCAGGGTGCCTATCGCAAAGTCGAGCAGTCTCCGGACGATGTCGCCGTGCTCCAGTACACCGGCGGCACAACCGGCGTTGCCAAAGGCGCCATGCTGACGCACCGCAACCTGGTTGCCAATATGCTTCAGGTGAACAAGCACATGGAGGGTGAGTTCCGGGTCAATCAGGAATACTATATTGCCCCGTTGCCGCTCTACCATATCTATGCGTTTACGCTGCACATCACCTCGGCGCTGTCCCTGGGCAATCACAACCTGCTCATTCCCAACCCCCGGGATATCAAAGGCTTTGTCAAAACCCTCAAAGACAAGCCCTTTACCTGCTTTGTCGGGTTGAACACCCTGTTCAATGCCCTGTGCCGGGATCCGGATTTCGTCAAGCTGGACTTCAGCCATTTGCGACTGACCGCCTCCGGTGGCATGGCGCTGACGGCCGCTGCCGCACGGCGCTGGAAAGAAGTCACCGGTGTCGGCATTTTTGAAGGCTACGGCCTGACCGAAACCTCTCCGGTGGTTTCCATTAATCCGCCGGGTGCGATTCAGCAGGGTACTGTCGGGCTACCCATGCCGGACACGGAGTGCAAGGTCATTGACGAAGAGGGGCAGTCGCTGCCCAACGGTGAGCCCGGTGAGCTGTGCGTGCGTGGCCCCCAGGTCATGAAGGGCTATTGGAATCGACCCGATGAAACCCGACAGGTACTCGATGAGGATGGCTGGTTCAGAACCGGCGATATGGCGGTCATTCAGGAGGATGGCTACATCCGGATTGTCGATCGCAAGAAGGATATGATTAATGTGTCCGGGTTCAAGGTCTTCCCGAACGAAGTGGAGGATGTGCTCTGCACCCATCCGGACATTGTCGAGGCGGCGGTCGTGGGTGTACCCGACGAGGAAAGCGGTGAGCTGGTTAAAGCCTATATCGTCACCAACCGGGACATGACCGTGAAAGAAGTCCGGGAATTTGCCAAGAAAAATCTGACCCCTTACAAAGTGCCGCACGATGTCGAGTTCCGGGACGAGTTGCCCAAATCCAACGTGGGCAAAGTGCTGCGGCGTGAGTTGCGGGACGAGGAACCAGCGAAAACCGGCCGTGCGTGA
- a CDS encoding flagella synthesis protein FlgN: MTEANMTPSAESVSQMLAHDAQAIEELSQVLLQEREALEQRDLDALPPLIDAKNRLMAALGEHALQRQSWLDAATLPHNHEGWQKWLHQRPDTRGQAPQWQELAEHFEACRALNDINGKIIQRSRQTVGTLLDLLRGQSNDGPSLYNAQGRSGPQGGSQTLVKA, translated from the coding sequence ATGACCGAGGCCAATATGACTCCCTCAGCCGAATCCGTCAGCCAGATGCTGGCACACGACGCCCAAGCCATTGAAGAGCTCAGTCAGGTGCTGTTGCAAGAGCGCGAAGCGCTGGAGCAGCGCGATCTGGACGCCCTTCCCCCGCTCATCGACGCCAAAAACCGGCTCATGGCCGCACTCGGAGAGCACGCCCTGCAACGCCAAAGCTGGCTGGATGCTGCCACGCTTCCCCACAACCACGAAGGCTGGCAGAAGTGGTTGCACCAGCGCCCGGACACCCGCGGACAGGCCCCACAATGGCAAGAGCTCGCCGAGCACTTTGAGGCCTGTCGGGCACTCAACGATATCAACGGCAAAATCATTCAGCGCTCCCGGCAGACGGTGGGCACGCTTCTGGATCTGCTAAGAGGGCAAAGTAACGACGGTCCCTCGCTGTACAACGCCCAAGGGCGCTCCGGGCCCCAGGGCGGCTCCCAGACCCTGGTCAAGGCCTGA
- the flgM gene encoding flagellar biosynthesis anti-sigma factor FlgM — translation MVIDSNNGIKPGNNGGNSRPSTVAPRESGPQSGAAGSSPRPASRDSVELSAEAQSMNRLEENLAQLPDVDVERVASLKQAIAEGRFEIDPERIAQNMLNQDDLLG, via the coding sequence ATGGTTATTGACTCAAACAACGGTATCAAGCCCGGCAATAACGGCGGCAACAGCCGCCCCAGCACCGTGGCACCCCGAGAATCCGGTCCACAATCCGGAGCCGCTGGCAGCAGCCCGCGTCCGGCGAGCCGCGACAGTGTTGAACTCAGTGCGGAGGCACAGAGCATGAACCGCCTGGAAGAGAACCTGGCGCAACTGCCGGATGTCGACGTCGAGCGCGTCGCGAGTCTGAAACAGGCCATTGCCGAGGGTCGATTTGAAATCGACCCCGAACGCATCGCCCAGAATATGCTCAATCAGGACGACCTGCTGGGATAA
- a CDS encoding alpha/beta hydrolase, whose protein sequence is MFMQQRKFGHRWFALLLPALVSVTGFALAADDKPQAGKVGALSSSGKELEFSDCALTANERLRHVQCARLSVPENYEQQGPDDVWIDLLIVRLPATAAQVQDDPVLAIAGGPGQAASRSFLRLDRAFAQLARRRDIYLVDQRGTGQSNPQPCAVDDAAMPLADPDPAQLSSLARACLQDFNGDPRHYTTEVAVRDLERVRQALGVSRWNLYGVSYGTRVAQTYMRRYPDAVRTAVLDGVLPADVSLGPQIAVHSQAALDALIRQCDQSSPCRERFPELQRDITQLLDRLESEPVEVRYESLRDGSWQTLRFTRAHLVNVIRMALYNSDVLSVLSPMIDSAARDNNLVALARLAQRLDISDDIALGMHNSVVCTEDAPFYPQVDAEEGEGTYMGPGFLAGLKAMCEPWPRGEMGEQFKAPLKSDIPTLLLSGGRDPITPPAYGDQLMQTLGNARHLVVPERGHQVGLLGCVPDIIARFVISAEPGSLSADCLDRVQTVPLFLDRNGPSP, encoded by the coding sequence ATGTTCATGCAACAGCGAAAATTCGGGCACCGTTGGTTCGCACTACTGTTGCCTGCTTTGGTATCAGTAACAGGCTTTGCCCTGGCGGCGGACGATAAACCTCAAGCGGGTAAGGTCGGGGCGTTGTCATCCTCGGGGAAAGAACTGGAGTTTTCCGACTGTGCCCTCACGGCCAACGAACGACTTCGCCATGTGCAGTGCGCCCGTTTGAGCGTTCCGGAGAATTATGAGCAGCAGGGGCCGGACGATGTCTGGATCGATCTGCTGATCGTGCGTCTTCCGGCCACTGCCGCTCAGGTCCAGGATGATCCGGTTCTGGCGATTGCCGGCGGCCCCGGTCAGGCGGCCAGTCGCAGTTTTCTCCGCCTGGATCGGGCCTTTGCCCAACTGGCCCGGCGGCGTGATATCTATCTGGTGGATCAACGCGGCACGGGACAATCGAACCCGCAGCCTTGTGCGGTGGATGATGCTGCCATGCCATTGGCCGACCCGGACCCCGCGCAATTGTCCTCTCTGGCAAGGGCCTGTTTGCAGGATTTCAACGGCGACCCGCGCCACTATACAACCGAGGTGGCCGTGCGGGATCTGGAGCGGGTGCGTCAGGCGCTCGGGGTGTCCCGCTGGAACCTGTACGGTGTTTCCTATGGCACTCGGGTAGCGCAGACTTACATGCGCCGCTATCCGGACGCTGTCCGAACGGCCGTTCTGGACGGTGTGCTGCCCGCCGATGTCAGTCTCGGCCCCCAAATAGCCGTTCACAGCCAGGCCGCCCTGGATGCACTGATTCGTCAGTGCGATCAATCATCTCCCTGTCGGGAGCGGTTTCCCGAACTGCAACGGGACATTACCCAACTGCTGGATCGGCTTGAATCGGAGCCGGTGGAGGTTCGCTATGAATCCCTTCGCGATGGAAGCTGGCAAACGTTGAGGTTCACCCGCGCCCACTTGGTCAACGTGATTCGCATGGCGCTGTATAACAGCGATGTGCTTTCGGTGCTGTCGCCGATGATTGACTCCGCGGCTCGGGACAACAATCTGGTCGCTCTGGCGCGGCTCGCCCAGCGGCTCGATATCAGTGACGATATCGCACTGGGTATGCACAATAGTGTGGTCTGTACCGAGGACGCGCCCTTTTATCCGCAGGTCGATGCGGAGGAAGGCGAGGGCACCTATATGGGGCCGGGCTTTCTGGCGGGGCTGAAAGCCATGTGCGAACCCTGGCCTCGCGGAGAGATGGGCGAGCAATTCAAAGCGCCCCTGAAATCGGACATTCCCACCTTGTTGCTCAGCGGTGGGAGGGATCCGATTACGCCACCGGCCTACGGTGATCAGCTCATGCAGACCCTGGGCAATGCGCGCCACCTGGTGGTGCCGGAGCGGGGACACCAGGTCGGCTTGCTGGGGTGTGTGCCGGATATCATCGCGCGCTTTGTCATCTCGGCGGAGCCGGGTTCATTGTCGGCCGACTGTCTGGACAGAGTGCAGACGGTTCCCCTGTTTCTGGACCGAAACGGACCATCACCCTGA
- a CDS encoding patatin-like phospholipase family protein translates to MKRALILSGGGARAAYQVGVLQALANILPADTVNPFPIICGTSAGAINALALACHPGNFRESVQSLAGIWQRLTPGQVYRHGWSDLARGLGLLGFSLFNEGVGRTRPLSMLDNGPLWHLLGTSVRFENLDAAIASGKLHAVAVNAMGYSSGQSVSFFQGAPELEGWNRHRRVGMPTRLKLEHLLASSAIPTIFPAVRINREYFGDGALRQLAPISPALHLGAESLFIVGVSGNREARKPVHRRTVRHSPSMAQIVGQLFNSAFIDALEGDLEHLERINELVGMIPEDKLAAADLPLRAVDNRIISPSRELDNIAGRKVRNLPKSLRFFLRAIGATAKGGGATAASYLLFHQSFIGELMELGYQDTMWEADRLKPFFGVTSG, encoded by the coding sequence ATGAAAAGAGCCCTGATTCTCTCTGGAGGTGGCGCGCGTGCCGCTTACCAGGTGGGTGTTTTACAGGCGCTGGCCAATATTCTGCCAGCGGACACCGTCAATCCGTTTCCGATCATTTGCGGCACTTCCGCCGGGGCGATCAATGCGCTGGCGCTGGCGTGCCACCCGGGCAATTTTCGCGAATCAGTCCAGTCGCTGGCGGGCATCTGGCAGCGGTTGACCCCCGGCCAGGTCTATCGCCACGGCTGGAGTGATCTGGCCCGCGGGTTGGGTCTGCTCGGGTTCTCCCTGTTCAACGAAGGGGTGGGGCGTACGCGGCCTCTGTCGATGCTGGATAACGGCCCCCTGTGGCATCTGTTGGGGACGTCGGTACGTTTTGAAAATCTCGATGCCGCCATTGCCAGCGGTAAGCTGCATGCAGTGGCGGTCAACGCCATGGGTTACAGCTCGGGGCAGTCGGTCAGTTTCTTTCAGGGGGCGCCCGAGCTGGAGGGCTGGAATCGCCATCGTAGAGTCGGTATGCCGACCCGACTGAAACTGGAACATTTATTGGCCTCGTCGGCCATTCCGACCATTTTCCCGGCGGTTCGCATCAATCGGGAATATTTCGGTGACGGTGCGCTTCGCCAGTTGGCGCCCATCAGCCCGGCGTTACACCTCGGGGCGGAATCCCTGTTTATTGTCGGGGTCAGTGGCAATCGTGAAGCCCGCAAGCCGGTGCATCGTCGTACCGTACGGCACTCGCCCTCCATGGCCCAGATTGTCGGGCAGCTTTTCAACAGCGCTTTCATCGATGCACTGGAAGGAGACCTGGAGCATCTGGAACGCATCAATGAACTGGTTGGAATGATTCCCGAAGACAAGCTCGCCGCCGCCGATTTACCGCTGCGCGCGGTGGATAACCGGATCATTTCCCCCTCCCGGGAGCTGGATAATATCGCCGGGCGCAAGGTGCGGAACCTGCCCAAAAGCCTGCGTTTTTTCCTGCGTGCCATCGGTGCGACCGCCAAGGGAGGCGGTGCGACAGCGGCCAGTTATCTGTTGTTTCACCAGTCTTTCATCGGCGAATTGATGGAACTCGGTTACCAGGACACCATGTGGGAAGCCGATCGACTCAAGCCGTTTTTTGGAGTCACAAGCGGGTAA
- a CDS encoding chemotaxis protein CheV codes for MAGVLDNVNQRTRLVGENRLELLLFRLGGRQLYGINVFKVKEVLPCPPLNAIPGRNPVVRGVAHIRGGTLSIMDMNQAIGKAPLEDIRSSFVIITEYNRTAQGFLVRGVDRIVNMNWSDIHPPPRGAGKAHYLTAVTEVDGELVEIVDVEKILAEAAPVNEQISEGVIEDGISERVVQKHVLIVDDSVIARKQVQRVMQSIGIQTTLKKDGREALNYLLDMVAQGQNPDEALVMIISDIEMPEMDGYTFTAEVRNHPDLKGLHILLHTSLSGVFNQAMVKKVGADAFLAKFSPDELARQVNDRVRAITGEDLLEQS; via the coding sequence ATGGCCGGAGTATTGGATAACGTGAACCAGAGAACGCGTCTGGTGGGTGAAAACCGGCTGGAGCTGCTATTGTTCCGCTTGGGGGGACGGCAGCTGTACGGTATCAACGTGTTCAAGGTGAAAGAGGTGTTACCCTGCCCGCCGCTGAATGCCATTCCCGGACGTAACCCGGTGGTACGTGGGGTCGCTCATATCCGCGGCGGCACCCTGTCGATCATGGATATGAATCAGGCCATCGGCAAGGCGCCATTGGAAGACATACGGTCGAGTTTTGTCATCATTACCGAGTATAACCGCACAGCCCAAGGGTTTCTGGTGCGTGGAGTGGACCGGATCGTCAATATGAACTGGAGCGATATCCATCCGCCACCGCGGGGAGCCGGCAAAGCCCACTACCTGACGGCGGTAACCGAGGTCGATGGCGAGCTGGTGGAGATCGTGGATGTCGAAAAAATTCTGGCGGAAGCGGCTCCGGTCAATGAGCAGATCAGCGAAGGTGTCATTGAAGACGGCATCAGCGAGCGGGTGGTCCAGAAGCATGTTCTGATCGTGGATGACTCGGTCATTGCCCGCAAGCAGGTGCAGCGGGTGATGCAGTCCATCGGAATCCAGACAACCTTGAAAAAAGACGGGCGCGAAGCGCTGAACTATCTGTTGGATATGGTCGCTCAAGGTCAGAACCCGGATGAGGCGTTGGTGATGATCATCTCGGATATCGAAATGCCGGAGATGGATGGCTATACCTTCACCGCCGAGGTGCGTAATCACCCGGATTTGAAGGGACTGCACATTTTGCTGCACACTTCGCTCAGTGGCGTTTTCAATCAGGCAATGGTCAAGAAAGTGGGGGCGGATGCCTTCCTGGCCAAGTTCAGTCCGGATGAGCTGGCGCGCCAGGTCAATGACCGGGTCAGAGCCATCACGGGCGAAGATCTGCTGGAGCAGAGCTAA
- a CDS encoding CheR family methyltransferase, with amino-acid sequence MSNAAGKRDNFDQAEFDHFRQFLQDACGIALGDNKQYLVSNRIRRLLEEYQLSSFSDLVRALKQNTNRRLKEQVIDVMTTNETFWFRDIYPFEYLRNTLLPSWMQTEHRMAGPIRIWSAACSSGQEPYSISMMVEEFRRQRMGALARPVQIVGTDLSSIVLDQAKRGEYDRLSVVRGLSTERLERYFDNPRENVWRVKPLVRDRIEFKAWNLLDSYAGLGKFDIVFCRNVLIYFNADLKRRILEKIHGSLKPGGILFLGSSEGLAGASHLFEMVRCDPGILYRAK; translated from the coding sequence ATGAGTAATGCGGCGGGAAAACGCGACAATTTTGATCAGGCGGAGTTTGATCACTTTCGTCAGTTTCTGCAGGACGCCTGCGGCATTGCGCTGGGGGACAATAAACAGTACCTGGTCTCCAATCGCATCCGGCGCCTGCTGGAAGAGTATCAACTGTCCTCGTTCAGTGACCTGGTCAGAGCGCTCAAGCAGAACACTAACCGTCGTTTGAAAGAGCAGGTCATTGATGTCATGACCACCAACGAAACTTTCTGGTTTCGTGACATTTATCCCTTCGAGTATCTGCGCAACACCCTGCTGCCGTCCTGGATGCAGACCGAACACCGCATGGCCGGGCCGATCCGCATCTGGTCTGCCGCCTGTTCCTCGGGCCAGGAACCCTATTCAATCAGCATGATGGTGGAGGAGTTCCGGCGTCAGCGGATGGGCGCCCTGGCCCGACCGGTACAGATTGTCGGGACCGACCTGTCATCCATCGTGCTGGACCAGGCCAAGCGGGGCGAATACGATCGCCTGTCGGTGGTGCGCGGACTGTCGACGGAGCGGCTGGAGCGTTATTTTGACAACCCGCGGGAGAATGTCTGGCGGGTGAAGCCGCTGGTGCGGGACCGAATAGAGTTCAAAGCCTGGAACCTGTTGGATTCCTACGCGGGCTTGGGCAAGTTTGATATCGTCTTTTGCCGCAACGTTCTGATCTATTTTAACGCTGACCTCAAGCGTCGGATTCTGGAAAAAATCCACGGCTCGCTCAAACCGGGCGGTATTCTTTTTCTGGGTTCCTCTGAAGGCTTGGCGGGGGCGTCCCATCTGTTCGAAATGGTCCGGTGTGACCCCGGTATTCTCTATCGCGCCAAATAG